A section of the Thunnus albacares chromosome 6, fThuAlb1.1, whole genome shotgun sequence genome encodes:
- the cux1b gene encoding cut-like homeobox 1b isoform X5, translated as MAANAGSMFQYWKRFDLQQLQKELDATATQLANRQDESEQSRKKLIDLSREFKKNTPEDLRKQVAPLLKSFQGEIDALSKRSKEAEAAFLNVYKKIIDVPDPVPVLELAQQLQLKLQRMHDIETENTKLRETLEDYNKEFAEVKNQEVTIKALKEKIREYEQSLKNQAENLAQEKQLQLHNDYAEKERKLQESQDSMSSRLEEAEHKAQSLQTALETTQAELFDLKTKYDEESTAKADEIEMVMTDLERANQRAEAAQREAESLREQLSLSNQSQQLSSPTKADPDTEQAVEVASHSSLEAELRAKERETAQLVEDVQRLQASLTKLRETTSSQITQLEQQLSSKTAVLKELEEKLQKQADYEEVKKELSILKSMEFGTSDSVQDSSKPLEVLLLERNRSLQSESAALRISNTELSGRYTELQVEFSAAVRTSAEQKELILKLEHDLSTIQAMSSVPRPDADGSEVGNIGNIPEPIKEATAMFAGSGLSPHPELPQGQMDSLLSIISSQRERFRSRNQELEAENRSMQQTMQALQNELDSLRADNIKLYEKIKFLQSYPGRAGGSDDTVMRYSSQYEERLDPFASFSKKERQRRYLSLSPWDKATLSLGRVILSNKTARTIAFFYTLFLHCLVFLVLYKTAWSESIGRDCSAFCAKKYSDHLHRFHENDQNL; from the exons GATTTACGGAAACAGGTCGCCCCTTTGCTCAAGAGCTTCCAAGGAGAG ATCGACGCCTTGAGTAAGAGAAGTAAAGAAGCAGAGGCCGCCTTCTTGAACgtgtacaagaaaataatcgatgTCCCAG ATCCTGTACCTGTGCTGGAGCTggctcagcagctgcagctgaagctCCAGAGGATGCACGACATTGAGACAGAGAACACCAAACTTCGAGAGACACTGGAGGACTACAACAAAGAGTTTGCAGAGGTCAAAAACCAAG AGGTGACCATTAAGGCCTTGAAGGAGAAGATCCGCGAGTACGAACAGTCTCTGAAGAATCAAGCTGAGAACCTGGCGCAAGAAAAGCAGCTCCAGCTACACAACGACTATGCAGAGAAGGAGAg GAAACTCCAGGAGAGCCAAGACTCCATGTCGTCAAGGTTGGAAGAGGCCGAACACAAGGCCCAGTCCCTACAGACAG CACTTGAAACAACTCAGGCCGAGCTCTTTGATTTGAAGACAAAGTATGACGAGGAGTCCACAGCAAA GGCCGATGAGATTGAGATGGTGATGACAGACCTGGAAAGAGCCAATCAG CGAGCAGAGGCAGCTCAGAGAGAGGCGGAGTCGCTCAGAGAGCAGCTGTCCTTGAGTAACCAATCCCAGCAGCTCAGCAGCCCGACCAAGGCTGACCCCGACACG GAACAGGCAGTGGAAGTGGCATCCCACTCAAGTCTGGAGGCGGAGCTCAGGGCCAAAGAAAGGGAGACCGCACAGCTGGTGGAGGACGTCCAGAGACTGCAGGCCAGCCTGACCAAACTCCGAGAGACCACCAGCTCCCAGATCacacagctggagcagcagctcagcagcaAGACTGCCGTTCTCAAG GAACTGGAGGAGAAACTGCAGAAGCAAGCTGACTATGAGGAGGTGAAGAAGGAGTTGAG TATCCTTAAGTCTATGGAGTTTGGAACTTCTGACTCTGTGCAG GATTCATCTAAACCTCTGgaggtgctgctgctggagaggaACCGTAGTCTACAATCTGAGAGCGCCGCTCTGCGCATCTCCAACACTGAGCTCAGCG GCCGCTACACGGAGCTGCAGGTGGAGTTTTCAGCTGCGGTGCGGACCAGTGCGGAGCAGAAGGAGCTCATCCTGAAGCTGGAGCACGACTTGAGCACCATCCAGGCCATGTCCTCTGTGCCTCGCCCAGACGCAGACGGGTCCGAGGTCGGCAACATTGGGAACATCCCAGAACCGATCAAAGAGGCCACTGCAATGTTTGCTG GTTCAGGCTTGAGCCCCCATCCTGAGCTGCCTCAGGGCCAGATGGACTCTCTGCTCTCCATCATCTCCAGCCAAAGGGAGAGGTTCCGCTCCCGCAACCAGGAGCTGGAAGCT GAGAATCGCTCCATGCAGCAGACCATGCAGGCTCTGCAGAACGAGCTGGACAGCCTGAGAGCAGACAACATCAAACTCTACGAGAAAATCAAATTCCTGCAGAGCTACCCTGGAAGA GCTGGAGGTAGTGACGACACAGTGATGCGTTACTCCTCTCAGTACGAAGAGAGACTGGATCCATTCGCTTCCTTCAGCAAGAAG GAGCGTCAACGTCGATACCTTAGCCTCAGCCCCTGGGATAAAGCAACTCTGAGCCTG GGACGTGTGATTCTCTCCAATAAGACGGCCAGGACCATTGCTTTCTTCTACACCTTGTTTCTGCATTGTTTGGTCTTCCTG GTGTTGTACAAGACCGCTTGGAGCGAGAGTATCGGCAGAGACTGCTCGGCTTTCTGCGCCAAAAA GTACTCTGACCATCTCCACCGTTTCCATGAGAACGACCAAAACCTCTAA
- the cux1b gene encoding cut-like homeobox 1b isoform X6, whose product MAANAGSMFQYWKRFDLQQLQKELDATATQLANRQDESEQSRKKLIDLSREFKKNTPEDLRKQVAPLLKSFQGEIDALSKRSKEAEAAFLNVYKKIIDVPDPVPVLELAQQLQLKLQRMHDIETENTKLRETLEDYNKEFAEVKNQEVTIKALKEKIREYEQSLKNQAENLAQEKQLQLHNDYAEKERKLQESQDSMSSRLEEAEHKAQSLQTALETTQAELFDLKTKYDEESTAKADEIEMVMTDLERANQRAEAAQREAESLREQLSLSNQSQQLSSPTKADPDTEQAVEVASHSSLEAELRAKERETAQLVEDVQRLQASLTKLRETTSSQITQLEQQLSSKTAVLKELEEKLQKQADYEEVKKELSILKSMEFGTSDSVQDSSKPLEVLLLERNRSLQSESAALRISNTELSGRYTELQVEFSAAVRTSAEQKELILKLEHDLSTIQAMSSVPRPDADGSEVGNIGNIPEPIKEATAMFAGLSPHPELPQGQMDSLLSIISSQRERFRSRNQELEAENRSMQQTMQALQNELDSLRADNIKLYEKIKFLQSYPGRAGGSDDTVMRYSSQYEERLDPFASFSKKERQRRYLSLSPWDKATLSLGRVILSNKTARTIAFFYTLFLHCLVFLVLYKTAWSESIGRDCSAFCAKKYSDHLHRFHENDQNL is encoded by the exons GATTTACGGAAACAGGTCGCCCCTTTGCTCAAGAGCTTCCAAGGAGAG ATCGACGCCTTGAGTAAGAGAAGTAAAGAAGCAGAGGCCGCCTTCTTGAACgtgtacaagaaaataatcgatgTCCCAG ATCCTGTACCTGTGCTGGAGCTggctcagcagctgcagctgaagctCCAGAGGATGCACGACATTGAGACAGAGAACACCAAACTTCGAGAGACACTGGAGGACTACAACAAAGAGTTTGCAGAGGTCAAAAACCAAG AGGTGACCATTAAGGCCTTGAAGGAGAAGATCCGCGAGTACGAACAGTCTCTGAAGAATCAAGCTGAGAACCTGGCGCAAGAAAAGCAGCTCCAGCTACACAACGACTATGCAGAGAAGGAGAg GAAACTCCAGGAGAGCCAAGACTCCATGTCGTCAAGGTTGGAAGAGGCCGAACACAAGGCCCAGTCCCTACAGACAG CACTTGAAACAACTCAGGCCGAGCTCTTTGATTTGAAGACAAAGTATGACGAGGAGTCCACAGCAAA GGCCGATGAGATTGAGATGGTGATGACAGACCTGGAAAGAGCCAATCAG CGAGCAGAGGCAGCTCAGAGAGAGGCGGAGTCGCTCAGAGAGCAGCTGTCCTTGAGTAACCAATCCCAGCAGCTCAGCAGCCCGACCAAGGCTGACCCCGACACG GAACAGGCAGTGGAAGTGGCATCCCACTCAAGTCTGGAGGCGGAGCTCAGGGCCAAAGAAAGGGAGACCGCACAGCTGGTGGAGGACGTCCAGAGACTGCAGGCCAGCCTGACCAAACTCCGAGAGACCACCAGCTCCCAGATCacacagctggagcagcagctcagcagcaAGACTGCCGTTCTCAAG GAACTGGAGGAGAAACTGCAGAAGCAAGCTGACTATGAGGAGGTGAAGAAGGAGTTGAG TATCCTTAAGTCTATGGAGTTTGGAACTTCTGACTCTGTGCAG GATTCATCTAAACCTCTGgaggtgctgctgctggagaggaACCGTAGTCTACAATCTGAGAGCGCCGCTCTGCGCATCTCCAACACTGAGCTCAGCG GCCGCTACACGGAGCTGCAGGTGGAGTTTTCAGCTGCGGTGCGGACCAGTGCGGAGCAGAAGGAGCTCATCCTGAAGCTGGAGCACGACTTGAGCACCATCCAGGCCATGTCCTCTGTGCCTCGCCCAGACGCAGACGGGTCCGAGGTCGGCAACATTGGGAACATCCCAGAACCGATCAAAGAGGCCACTGCAATGTTTGCTG GCTTGAGCCCCCATCCTGAGCTGCCTCAGGGCCAGATGGACTCTCTGCTCTCCATCATCTCCAGCCAAAGGGAGAGGTTCCGCTCCCGCAACCAGGAGCTGGAAGCT GAGAATCGCTCCATGCAGCAGACCATGCAGGCTCTGCAGAACGAGCTGGACAGCCTGAGAGCAGACAACATCAAACTCTACGAGAAAATCAAATTCCTGCAGAGCTACCCTGGAAGA GCTGGAGGTAGTGACGACACAGTGATGCGTTACTCCTCTCAGTACGAAGAGAGACTGGATCCATTCGCTTCCTTCAGCAAGAAG GAGCGTCAACGTCGATACCTTAGCCTCAGCCCCTGGGATAAAGCAACTCTGAGCCTG GGACGTGTGATTCTCTCCAATAAGACGGCCAGGACCATTGCTTTCTTCTACACCTTGTTTCTGCATTGTTTGGTCTTCCTG GTGTTGTACAAGACCGCTTGGAGCGAGAGTATCGGCAGAGACTGCTCGGCTTTCTGCGCCAAAAA GTACTCTGACCATCTCCACCGTTTCCATGAGAACGACCAAAACCTCTAA
- the cux1b gene encoding cut-like homeobox 1b isoform X3 has translation MAANAGSMFQYWKRFDLQQLQKELDATATQLANRQDESEQSRKKLIDLSREFKKNTPEDLRKQVAPLLKSFQGEIDALSKRSKEAEAAFLNVYKKIIDVPDPVPVLELAQQLQLKLQRMHDIETENTKLRETLEDYNKEFAEVKNQEVTIKALKEKIREYEQSLKNQAENLAQEKQLQLHNDYAEKERKLQESQDSMSSRLEEAEHKAQSLQTALETTQAELFDLKTKYDEESTAKADEIEMVMTDLERANQRAEAAQREAESLREQLSLSNQSQQLSSPTKADPDTEQAVEVASHSSLEAELRAKERETAQLVEDVQRLQASLTKLRETTSSQITQLEQQLSSKTAVLKELEEKLQKQADYEEVKKELSILKSMEFGTSDSVQDSSKPLEVLLLERNRSLQSESAALRISNTELSGPAGQKGTEESTPKEETMPSDPSSSPPPPPPSLPSSSQLPLSRTYTDPLNTATTTTTTSSSETHPFTPTGIGQDFYSPVFPLVGGKMALNSLIQRQLLQTFYSKALQESSGIPSGALLFTPFTPTLSSIPTSTPGSGSAAIPLAASSPQPPPASPDMAPVNGSSTAGSAPSPSPSHSDATTGSVLDGEDMDTAEIARQVKEQLIKHNIGQRVFGHYVLGLSQGSVSEILARPKPWNKLTIRGKEPFHKMRQFLADEQNILALRSIQGRQRGNITARVRTPEAGSDEAIKSILEQAKRELQVQKADLSHAQPSYAGLKGGGGGGVGGGGGGGSGSDEAIRSILEQARREMEAQQAALEPILKASSSSSSIASLSQRDLLSSPLTAPLPPYNPLALSLKKPPSSLLSSPSSPSPVLDFSSSVKREGRASSGIDLSADGALRLSRSSEGLGRSGSAGGVGYWREQWWSNMHTDPRRSVSNQIGEENHNLEDSKEGILSDSLSRHKPWNKLNQRSREPYLRMQPWLNGDQGQNSHIQQAQNQAEGTPKTSASCSPAPESPLSSAEESVNGLTGDPLASQSSSLKPPSEDPSGGESQPGTPLPLPGHSGLSIQEMVAMSPELDTYAITKKVKEVLTDNNLGQRLFGETILGLTQGSVSDLLARPKPWHKLSLKGREPFVRMQLWLQDPHSVEKLMDMKRLEKKAYMKRRLSSLSDNHSVDAGLVGPDYVQGSQSPGQQHLKKPRVVLGPEEKEALKRAYQQKPYPSPKTIEELASQLNLKTSTVINWFHNYRSRIRRELFIEEIQAAGGLGPGSEGGSPSLRGSKSGEGDSCDGTESEGTVETRQGLGIGLEDHRGACKDHDMEAESEAGGSNNSPAQIDCTTSGLAGPGSSCGQGGLGLFSLTEASSSSSASSTNIPSSGPARNPRDNNLRKKKAANLNNIIHRLEKAASKEDPSEWEF, from the exons GATTTACGGAAACAGGTCGCCCCTTTGCTCAAGAGCTTCCAAGGAGAG ATCGACGCCTTGAGTAAGAGAAGTAAAGAAGCAGAGGCCGCCTTCTTGAACgtgtacaagaaaataatcgatgTCCCAG ATCCTGTACCTGTGCTGGAGCTggctcagcagctgcagctgaagctCCAGAGGATGCACGACATTGAGACAGAGAACACCAAACTTCGAGAGACACTGGAGGACTACAACAAAGAGTTTGCAGAGGTCAAAAACCAAG AGGTGACCATTAAGGCCTTGAAGGAGAAGATCCGCGAGTACGAACAGTCTCTGAAGAATCAAGCTGAGAACCTGGCGCAAGAAAAGCAGCTCCAGCTACACAACGACTATGCAGAGAAGGAGAg GAAACTCCAGGAGAGCCAAGACTCCATGTCGTCAAGGTTGGAAGAGGCCGAACACAAGGCCCAGTCCCTACAGACAG CACTTGAAACAACTCAGGCCGAGCTCTTTGATTTGAAGACAAAGTATGACGAGGAGTCCACAGCAAA GGCCGATGAGATTGAGATGGTGATGACAGACCTGGAAAGAGCCAATCAG CGAGCAGAGGCAGCTCAGAGAGAGGCGGAGTCGCTCAGAGAGCAGCTGTCCTTGAGTAACCAATCCCAGCAGCTCAGCAGCCCGACCAAGGCTGACCCCGACACG GAACAGGCAGTGGAAGTGGCATCCCACTCAAGTCTGGAGGCGGAGCTCAGGGCCAAAGAAAGGGAGACCGCACAGCTGGTGGAGGACGTCCAGAGACTGCAGGCCAGCCTGACCAAACTCCGAGAGACCACCAGCTCCCAGATCacacagctggagcagcagctcagcagcaAGACTGCCGTTCTCAAG GAACTGGAGGAGAAACTGCAGAAGCAAGCTGACTATGAGGAGGTGAAGAAGGAGTTGAG TATCCTTAAGTCTATGGAGTTTGGAACTTCTGACTCTGTGCAG GATTCATCTAAACCTCTGgaggtgctgctgctggagaggaACCGTAGTCTACAATCTGAGAGCGCCGCTCTGCGCATCTCCAACACTGAGCTCAGCG GGCCAGCCGGTCAAAAAGGGACAGAAGAGTCCACACCGAAGGAGGAGACCATGCCCAGCGACCCCTCTTcttcaccccctcctccccctccctctcttccttcctcctcccagCTCCCCCTGTCTCGCACTTATACGGATCCCCTCAACactgccaccaccaccaccaccaccagcagcagcgaAACGCACCCTTTCACTCCTACGGGCATTGGACAGGACTTCTACTCCCCTGTGTTCCCTCTGGTGGGTGGTAAGATGGCTTTGAACTCCTTGATCCAGCGGCAGCTGCTCCAGACCTTCTACTCCAAAGCCTTGCAGGAGTCGTCTGGAATCCCCAGTGGGGCTCTACTGTTCACCCCCTTCACTCCAACCCTCAGCTCCATCCCTACCTCCACCCCTGGCTCTGGGTCTGCTGCTATCCCTCTGGCAGCCAGCAGCCCGCAGCCACCTCCAGCCAGCCCAGATATGGCTCCTGTTAATGGGAGCAGCACAGCTGGCAGCGCCCCGTCCCCGTCACCCAGCCACTCTGATGCTACCACAGGAAGCGTTTTGGACGGGGAGGACATGGACACGGCAGAGATTGCCCGACAGGTGAAAGAGCAGCTGATCAAGCACAACATTGGTCAGCGTGTGTTTGGCCACTATGTGCTGGGACTGTCCCAGGGTTCGGTCAGTGAGATCCTGGCCAGACCAAAGCCGTGGAACAAGCTAACCATCCGAGGGAAGGAGCCTTTCCACAAGATGAGGCAGTTCCTCGCCGATGAGCAGAACATCCTAGCGCTGCGCAGCATCCAGGGACGGCAAAGAG GTAACATTACTGCCCGTGTCCGCACCCCAGAGGCAGGTTCAGATGAGGCTATCAAGTCCATTCTGGAGCAGGCCAAAAGAGAGCTGCAGGTGCAGAAAGCTG ACTTGTCCCACGCTCAACCCTCATATGCGGGATTGAAAGGAGGGGGTGGAGGCGGAGTAGGAGGCGGAGGCGGAGGGGGCAGCGGATCAGATGAGGCTATCCGCTCCATCCTAGAGCAAGCtaggagagagatggaggccCAACAAGCTGCACTGGAGCCCATCCTCAAAGCTTCTTCATCTTCGTCCTCTATAGCATCACTATCTCAGAGGGACCTCCTGAGCTCTCCGCTCACCGCTCCCCTCCCCCCTTACAACCCCTTGGCACTCTCCCTCAAGAAGCCTCCCAGCTCCCTCTtgtcctccccctcctccccgtCTCCAGTCCTGGACTTCAGCTCCAGCGTGAAGAGAGAGGGCAGGGCTTCTTCAGGGATCGACTTGTCGGCTGACGGAGCTCTAAGGCTGAGTCGGAGCTCCGAGGGGCTGGGCCGCTCTGGAAGCGCTGGAGGAGTGGGTTACtggagagagcagtggtggagCAACATGCATACAGACCCTCGCAGGAGCGTATCCAACCAGATAGGAGAGGAGAACCACAACCTGGAGGACTCCAAAGAG GGAATATTGAGTGATAGTCTGTCTCGACACAAACCGTGGAACAAGCTGAACCAGAGGAGCAGGGAGCCATACCTCCGCATGCAGCCATGGCTCAATGGAGACCAGGGGCAAAACTCACACATCCAGCAAGCTCAGAACCAAG CAGAGGGTACTCCCAAGACATCAGCAAGCTGCAGCCCCGCTCCAGAGTCACCCCTCAGTTCAGCTGAGGAGTCTGTCAACGGTCTAACAGGCGATCCGCTGGCTTCACAGTCCTCCAGTCTCAAACCTCCGTCTGAGGATCCCTCAGGTGGGGAGTCTCAGCCCGGCACCCCGCTGCCTCTACCTGGTCACTCGGGTCTCAGCATCCAGGAGATGGTTGCAATGTCTCCTGAGCTTGATACTTACGCCATCACCAAGAAGGTTAAGGAGGTGCTGACTGATAATAACCTTG GTCAACGTTTGTTTGGGGAGACTATCCTGGGTCTGACTCAGGGTTCTGTCTCAGACCTGCTGGCCAGGCCCAAACCCTGGCACAAGCTCAGCCTGAAGGGCAGGGAGCCCTTCGTCCGCATGCAGCTCTGGCTCCAAGACCCACACAGTGTGGAGAAACTCATGGATATGAAACGCTTGGAGAAGAAAG CTTACATGAAGAGGCGGCTGAGCTCCTTGAGTGATAACCATTCTGTGGACGCGGGCTTAGTGGGGCCAGATTACGTCCAGGGCTCACAGAGCCCGGGACAGCAGCATCTGAAGAAGCCCAGGGTGGTGTTGGGCCCCGAGGAAAAGGAGGCCCTGAAAAGGGCGTACCAGCAGAAGCCCTATCCCTCCCCGAAAACCATTGAGGAGCTGGCCTCCCAGCTCAACCTGAAGACCAGTACTGTCATCAACTGGTTCCATAATTATAG GTCACGTATCCGGCGAGAGCTCTTCATAGAGGAGATCCAGGCAGCTGGAGGGCTAGGACCTGGCAGTGAGGGGGGCTCCCCTTCTCTCCGCGGGTCCAAATCAGGAGAGGGGGACAGCTGTGATGGGACAGAATCTGAGGGCACAGTGGAGACACGCCAGGGACTGGGCATCGGCCTGGAGGATCACAGAGGGGCATGCAAAGACCACGACATGGAGGCTGAGTCTGAGGCAGGGGGCTCTAATAACTCCCCTGCTCAGATAGACTGCACCACCTCAGGCTTAGCCGGGCCAGGCTCCAGCTGTGGACAGGGAGGACTGGGGCTCTTCAGCCTCACAGAGGCATCCTCCAGTAGCTCTGCCTCTAGTACTAACATCCCATCCTCTGGCCCTGCCAGAAACCCCAGGGACAACAATCTGCGCAAGAAGAAGGCAGCCAATCTCAATAACATCATCCACAGGCTGGAGAAGGCTGCCAGCAAAGAGGATCCCTCAGAGTGGGAGTTCTAG